A region from the Cannabis sativa cultivar Pink pepper isolate KNU-18-1 chromosome 9, ASM2916894v1, whole genome shotgun sequence genome encodes:
- the LOC115723070 gene encoding actin-related protein 9, producing MDYLKSVVPSQLVSERGSNLIVINPGSGNVRIGLASQDVPFNIPHCIARYTNQVPKRTVQDQMLNSQITTAQHMERERAYDVVASQLKIPFLDEEVANNSLPRKMGRVDGFNPHNNRKDTAFDWTNVHEKNVKSPAAESSVNKGSNNESGDQHDGADAKESSSSGNSFNQFIIGEEALKISPAEPYCLRRPIRRGHLNISQHYPMQQVLEDLLVIWEWILIEKLHIPLSERNMYAAILVVPETFDNREIKEILSIVLRDLRFSSAVVHQEGLAAVFGNGLSTACVVNIGSQVTSVICVEDGVALPSTEKTLPFGGEDISRCFLWTQRHHQTWPQIRTDVLSKPIDLLMLNSLRESYCEIREGELDAVVVVHSYEADAPVGSHKTRLTALNVPPMGLFYPMLLVPDVYPPPPRSWFNDYEDMLEETWQMEFPRRSEMQDGFYPAVHAGLPMWDNYPVFANKPKKEEKVGLAEAITSSILSTGRIELQKKLFSSIQLIGGVALTGGLIPAVEDRVLHIIPPNEAIEVVEVLPSRTSPMFVSWKGGAILGILDFGRDAWLHREDWIKNGIHIGSGRKYKDSYFLQAQAMCYINS from the exons ATG GATTACCTAAAATCCGTGGTTCCTTCACAACTCGTCTCGGAACGAGGCTCCAATTTAATCGTAATCAATCCAG GTTCGGGGAATGTCAGAATTGGCCTTGCTTCACAGGATGTTCCTTTTAATATTCCTCATTGCATTGCTCGTTATACTAACCAAGTACCCAAGAGAACTGTCCAAGATCAG ATGCTTAATTCTCAAATCACTACTGCCCAGCACATGGAGAGGGAAAGGGCTTATGATGTT GTTGCATCGCAGTTGAAGATACCATTTCTTGATGAAGAGGTTGCCAACAATTCCTTGCCACGCAAG ATGGGACGGGTTGATGGATTTAATCCCCATAATAACAGGAAGGACACTGCATTTGATTGGACGAATGTACATGAAAAGAATGTTAAATCTCCAGCAGCAG AAAGTTCGGTCAATAAAGGTTCAAATAATGAGTCCGGGGATCAACATGATGGTGCGGATGCTAAAGAATCTAGTTCTAGTGGAAACAGTTTTAACCAGTTCATTATTGGCGAGGAAGCACTTAAAATATCTCCAGCAGAGCCCTATTGCTTACGTCGTCCTATACGCAGGGGGCACTTGAATATTTCACAACATTATCCCATGCAGcag GTACTTGAGGACTTGCTTGTAATTTGGGAATGGATTTTGATAGAGAAATTGCATATTCCCCTATCTGAAAGAAACATGTATGCTGCAATTCTTGTTGTTCCAGAGACATTTGATAATCGAG AGATAAAGGAGATTTTGTCTATAGTCTTGCGGGACTTGCGTTTTAGCTCAGCAGTGGTGCACCAG GAAGGTTTAGCTGCTGTTTTCGGGAATGGTTTATCGACAGCATGTGTTGTAAACATAGGTTCTCAGGTGACGTCAGTTATTTGTGTTGAG GATGGCGTAGCCTTGCCGTCTACTGAGAAGACTTTGCCTTTTGGCGGAGAG GATATATCAAGATGTTTCCTTTGGACTCAGAGGCACCATCAGACTTGGCCGCAGATACGTACAGATgttttatcaaaacctataGACCTCTTGATGCTTAACAGTCTGAGAGAATCATATTGTGAAATCAGA GAAGGGGAACTTGATGCTGTCGTTGTAGTTCATTCTTATGAAGCTGACGCACCAGTTGGATCTCATAAGACAAGATTAACTGCTCTCAAT GTCCCTCCGATGGGTTTGTTTTACCCAATGCTTTTGGTTCCAGATGTTTATCCTCCACCACCGCGCTCCTG GTTCAATGACTACGAGGATATGCTGGAAGAAACATGGCAAATGGAATTTCCCAGAAGATCTGAAATGCAAGATGGTTTTTACCCTGCTGTTCACGCGGGATTACCAATGTGGGACAACTATCCAGTTTTCGCCAATAAACcaaagaaagaagagaaagTTGGCCTTGCAGAAGCCATCACGAGTAGCATTCTTTCAACTG GACGTATTGAACTCCAGAAGAAGTTGTTTTCTAGCATACAATTG ATTGGTGGTGTTGCTTTGACTGGTGGTCTTATTCCAGCGGTGGAGGATAG GGTCTTGCACATAATACCTCCAAATGAGGCCATCGAAGTTGTCGAG GTTTTGCCATCAAGAACAAGCCCGATGTTTGTATCATGGAAAGGTGGAGCG ATTCTTGGAATTCTTGATTTTGGTCGGGATGCATGGTTACACAGGGAGGATTGGATCAAGAATGGCATTCACATTGGAAGTGGAAGAAAGTACAAGGACTCATATTTTCTTCAAGCACAAGCAATGTGCTATATCAACTCGTGA
- the LOC115723021 gene encoding uncharacterized protein LOC115723021: MAFVSFVGRVLFVSVFVLSAWQEFNDFGTDGGPAAKSLTPKFHAFSSHLSTHTGVKAPEVEIKHLVAAAIALKGLGSLLFIFGSSFGAYLLLLHQAIVTPILYDFYNYDVEKKEFAQLFPKFTQNLALFGALLFYIGMKNSIPRRQLRKKAPKAKTT; the protein is encoded by the exons ATGGCTTTCGTCTCCTTCGTTGGTAGAGTTCTCTTCGTCTCCGTCTTCGTTCTCTCCGCTTGGCAAGA GTTCAATGACTTTGGTACTGATGGTGGACCAGCGGCCAAATCTTTGACTCCAAAATTCCATGCTTTCTCCAGTCACTTGTCAACGCACACTGGGGTCAAAGCTCCAGAAGTTGAG ATCAAGCACTTGGTGGCTGCGGCAATTGCCTTGAAAGGACTTGGGAGTCTTCTTTTTATATTTGGCAGCTCATTTGGAGCCTATCTACTG CTTCTTCATCAGGCAATTGTTACGCCCATATTGTATGATTTCTATAACTATGATGTTGAGAAAAAGGAATTCGCTCAACTTTTCCCTAAGTTTACTCAG AATTTGGCGTTGTTTGGGGCTTTGCTCTTCTACATAGGCATGAAGAATTCCATACCAAGGCGGCAACTGAGGAAAAAGGCTCCTAAAGCTAAAACTACATGA